One segment of Nocardioides sp. QY071 DNA contains the following:
- the disA gene encoding DNA integrity scanning diadenylate cyclase DisA encodes MVTSADPRLREALASIAPGTPLRDGLERILRGRTGALIVLGQDRLVDSLCTGGFELDVPFTATGLRELAKMDGAIIVDGAVNRIIRAAVHLMPDQSIPSEETGTRHRTADRVAKQTGHPVISVSQSMQIIAAYVGETRHVLEDSGQILSRANQALATLERYKLRLDEVSSTLSALEIEDLVTVRDVAVVAQRLEMVSRIAREIEDYVLELGTDGRLLALQLEELVTGVDTERELVIRDYAPSRRRSREPGDLLGKLEQLSSTDLVDPSAVAKVLGIGTGEHLDGAVAPRGYRLLTKVPRLPANVIEGLVDHFGTLQKLLSAGIDDLQAVEGVGELRARSVREGLSRLAESTILERYV; translated from the coding sequence GTGGTCACGTCGGCCGATCCCCGACTCCGCGAGGCCCTCGCGTCCATCGCCCCCGGCACTCCGCTGCGCGACGGACTCGAGCGGATCCTGCGCGGCCGCACCGGAGCACTGATAGTGCTCGGGCAGGACCGGCTGGTCGACAGCCTGTGCACGGGCGGCTTCGAGCTCGACGTACCGTTCACCGCCACCGGCCTGCGCGAGCTGGCCAAGATGGACGGCGCGATCATCGTCGACGGCGCTGTCAACCGGATCATCCGGGCTGCCGTGCACCTGATGCCGGACCAGAGCATCCCGTCGGAGGAGACCGGTACCCGACACCGGACCGCCGACCGGGTCGCCAAGCAGACCGGGCACCCGGTGATCTCGGTGTCGCAGTCGATGCAGATCATCGCGGCGTACGTCGGCGAGACCCGTCACGTCCTCGAGGACTCCGGCCAGATCCTGTCCCGCGCCAACCAGGCGCTGGCGACCCTCGAGCGCTACAAGTTGCGCCTCGACGAGGTCTCCAGCACCCTGTCGGCGCTGGAGATCGAGGACCTGGTGACGGTGCGCGACGTCGCGGTCGTCGCCCAGCGCCTGGAGATGGTCAGCCGGATCGCCCGGGAGATCGAGGACTACGTGCTCGAGCTCGGTACCGACGGCCGGCTGCTGGCCCTCCAGCTCGAGGAGCTGGTGACGGGCGTCGACACCGAGCGCGAGCTGGTGATCCGTGACTACGCCCCGTCCCGGCGCCGCAGCCGCGAGCCCGGCGACCTGCTCGGCAAGCTCGAGCAGCTGTCCTCGACCGACCTGGTCGACCCGTCGGCGGTGGCGAAGGTCCTCGGCATCGGCACCGGCGAGCACCTCGACGGCGCGGTCGCGCCGCGCGGCTACCGCCTGCTCACCAAGGTGCCGCGGCTGCCCGCCAACGTCATCGAGGGCCTGGTCGACCACTTCGGCACGCTGCAGAAGCTGCTGTCCGCAGGAATCGACGACCTCCAGGCCGTCGAGGGCGTCGGCGAGCTCCGCGCACGCAGCGTCCGCGAGGGACTGAGCCGGCTCGCCGAGTCGACGATCCTCGAGCGCTACGTGTAG
- the radA gene encoding DNA repair protein RadA yields MAGSKTRSTYRCGECGWSTARWVGRCGECQAWGSVSEVAVASAGPSRRTSAAPVTNAAVPIGQVSAERAVHHRSGVPELDRVLGGGLVPGAAVLLAGEPGVGKSTLLLEVAARTAGTQQRTLYVTGEESAAQVRLRADRTGGIHDQLYLAAETDLGAVLTHIEQVRPSTVVIDSVQTISASGVDGVPGGVTQVKEVAQALVRMAKSRDITVVMIGHVTKDGAIAGPRVLEHLVDVVLHFEGDRNSRFRMLRAVKNRFGPVDEVGCFDLGPDGIRTVEDPTGIFVERHHGRVPGTCVAVSMEGRRPLLAEVQGLVTLSPAERPRRTTSGIDSSRLAMILAVLQQHCGIRLHQHDVFASTVGGARISDPGADLALAVAIASAHFVSAPPAGVVALGEIGLSGELRRVRDLPQRLAEAARLGFAMAVVPADPGAAQGARRGGGRERTVDGMRVVEVADVASALVALHLDRRTKHALEVVE; encoded by the coding sequence ATGGCTGGTTCGAAAACACGTTCGACTTACCGCTGCGGCGAGTGCGGCTGGTCCACGGCGCGCTGGGTGGGCCGTTGCGGCGAGTGCCAGGCGTGGGGCTCGGTGTCCGAGGTGGCGGTGGCGAGCGCCGGTCCCTCCCGGCGTACGTCGGCCGCCCCCGTCACGAACGCCGCCGTCCCGATCGGCCAGGTGTCGGCCGAGCGGGCCGTCCACCACCGCTCCGGCGTGCCCGAGCTCGACCGGGTGCTCGGCGGCGGGCTGGTGCCCGGCGCCGCGGTGCTGCTCGCCGGCGAGCCCGGCGTCGGCAAGTCGACCCTGCTGCTCGAGGTGGCCGCCCGCACCGCCGGCACCCAGCAGCGCACGCTCTACGTGACCGGCGAGGAGTCGGCCGCCCAGGTCCGGCTGCGCGCCGACCGCACAGGCGGCATCCACGACCAGCTCTACCTCGCCGCCGAGACCGACCTCGGTGCGGTGCTCACCCACATCGAGCAGGTGCGGCCGAGCACGGTGGTCATCGACTCGGTGCAGACGATCAGCGCCTCCGGCGTCGACGGCGTGCCGGGGGGCGTCACCCAGGTCAAGGAGGTGGCGCAGGCGCTGGTGCGGATGGCCAAGAGCCGCGACATCACCGTGGTGATGATCGGCCACGTCACCAAGGACGGCGCGATCGCCGGTCCGCGCGTGCTGGAGCACCTCGTCGACGTCGTGCTCCACTTCGAGGGCGACCGCAACTCGCGGTTCCGGATGCTGCGCGCGGTCAAGAACCGGTTCGGACCGGTCGACGAGGTCGGCTGCTTCGACCTCGGCCCCGACGGCATCCGCACCGTCGAGGACCCCACCGGCATCTTCGTCGAGCGCCACCACGGCCGGGTCCCCGGCACCTGCGTCGCCGTCTCGATGGAGGGGCGCCGTCCGCTCCTGGCCGAGGTGCAGGGTCTGGTGACCCTCTCCCCCGCCGAGCGTCCGCGGCGCACCACCTCCGGCATCGACAGCTCCCGGCTGGCGATGATCCTGGCCGTGCTCCAGCAGCACTGCGGCATCCGGCTCCACCAGCACGACGTGTTCGCCTCGACCGTCGGCGGTGCCCGGATCAGCGACCCCGGGGCAGACCTCGCCCTCGCGGTGGCGATCGCCTCCGCCCACTTCGTTAGCGCCCCGCCCGCCGGCGTCGTCGCCCTCGGCGAGATCGGGCTCTCCGGCGAGCTGCGTCGGGTGCGCGACCTCCCCCAGCGGCTCGCCGAGGCCGCCCGGCTCGGCTTCGCCATGGCCGTGGTCCCCGCCGACCCCGGCGCGGCCCAGGGCGCCCGTCGCGGCGGCGGTCGTGAACGGACCGTCGACGGCATGCGAGTGGTCGAGGTCGCCGACGTCGCCTCCGCCCTGGTCGCGCTGCACCTCGACCGGCGGACCAAGCACGCGCTGGAGGTGGTCGAATAG
- a CDS encoding LacI family DNA-binding transcriptional regulator, whose amino-acid sequence MDTPRPPATLADVAERAGVSRQTVSNAINNPDLLRPDTLARVQDAIEHLDYTPNQAARHLRTRSSHLVGLRLSPAQEFTANMAMDRFVHALVEASREAGYHVLLFSGGRAAEGELPDPLGGYDDLLRSTAVDAFVVTDTYLGNPQTIGLAERRAPFVAFGRPWDDPGAAHPWVDVDGAAGVAAATEHLRAQGHERIAWLGWQPGSRIGEDRRAGWHRAMTALELPTAGLEAAVEDGVLAGGRAAASLLESSAPTAFVCASDTLAVGVLGALSDRGLKPGRDVGVVGFDDSQVAQVMGLTSVRQPLEEVAVHLVAALRALLAPGRAAESGVLLQPSLEVRSSSTRD is encoded by the coding sequence GTGGACACCCCTCGCCCGCCGGCCACCCTCGCCGACGTCGCCGAGCGGGCCGGCGTCTCCCGGCAGACGGTGTCCAACGCGATCAACAACCCCGACCTGCTGCGGCCCGACACCCTGGCGCGGGTGCAGGACGCCATCGAGCACCTCGACTACACGCCCAACCAGGCCGCCCGCCACCTGCGCACCCGCTCCTCGCACCTCGTCGGGCTGCGCCTGAGCCCGGCGCAGGAGTTCACCGCCAACATGGCGATGGACCGGTTCGTGCACGCGCTGGTCGAGGCGTCGCGCGAGGCGGGCTACCACGTGCTGCTGTTCTCCGGCGGCCGCGCGGCGGAGGGCGAGCTGCCCGACCCCCTCGGCGGGTACGACGACCTGCTCCGCTCGACCGCCGTCGACGCCTTCGTCGTCACCGACACCTACCTCGGCAACCCGCAGACCATCGGCCTGGCGGAGCGCCGCGCGCCGTTCGTGGCGTTCGGGCGCCCGTGGGACGACCCGGGCGCGGCCCATCCGTGGGTCGACGTCGACGGCGCCGCGGGCGTCGCGGCGGCGACCGAGCACCTGCGCGCGCAGGGCCACGAGCGCATCGCATGGCTGGGCTGGCAGCCCGGTTCGCGCATCGGTGAGGACCGGCGGGCCGGCTGGCATCGCGCGATGACCGCGCTCGAGCTGCCCACTGCCGGGCTCGAGGCCGCGGTCGAGGACGGCGTGCTCGCGGGCGGGCGCGCGGCGGCCTCGCTGCTCGAGTCGAGCGCTCCGACCGCGTTCGTCTGTGCCTCCGACACGCTCGCGGTCGGTGTCCTCGGGGCGCTGTCCGACCGTGGCCTCAAGCCCGGTCGAGACGTCGGCGTGGTCGGGTTCGACGACTCCCAGGTCGCCCAGGTGATGGGCCTGACCTCGGTCCGCCAGCCGCTCGAGGAGGTCGCGGTCCACCTCGTCGCCGCGCTCCGGGCACTGCTCGCGCCCGGTCGCGCCGCCGAGAGCGGCGTACTCCTCCAGCCGTCCTTGGAGGTCAGAAGCTCTTCGACCAGAGATTGA
- a CDS encoding class I SAM-dependent methyltransferase, whose amino-acid sequence MSARADWTGRTVLDLGCGTGFHLPSFAETAAHVIGVEPHAGLTKLAARRLRTRQVANAEVRQGTAQQVPLPDASVDVVHARWAYFFGRGCEPGLVELDRVVRRGGVALVIDNDGSRSTFGGWFRRGYPHLDPPEETERFWSVRGWTLDRVDMGWRFASRADLEAVVRIEFAREIADQVLAEHQGLEVDYAVNLWSKSF is encoded by the coding sequence ATGTCCGCGCGTGCGGACTGGACCGGCCGCACCGTGCTCGACCTCGGCTGCGGCACCGGCTTCCACCTGCCCTCCTTCGCCGAGACAGCGGCGCACGTGATCGGCGTCGAGCCGCACGCCGGCCTGACGAAGCTGGCTGCCCGACGGCTGCGGACGCGCCAGGTCGCCAACGCCGAGGTCCGGCAGGGCACGGCCCAGCAGGTCCCGCTCCCCGACGCGTCGGTCGACGTCGTGCACGCCCGGTGGGCGTACTTCTTCGGTCGCGGCTGCGAGCCCGGGCTGGTCGAGCTCGACCGCGTCGTACGGCGGGGCGGGGTCGCGCTGGTCATCGACAACGACGGCTCCCGGTCCACGTTCGGCGGCTGGTTCCGCCGCGGCTACCCGCACCTGGACCCGCCCGAGGAGACCGAGCGGTTCTGGAGCGTGCGCGGGTGGACGCTGGACCGGGTCGACATGGGGTGGCGGTTCGCCTCGCGGGCGGACCTGGAGGCCGTCGTACGCATCGAGTTCGCACGCGAGATCGCCGACCAGGTCCTCGCCGAGCACCAGGGGCTCGAGGTCGACTACGCGGTCAATCTCTGGTCGAAGAGCTTCTGA
- a CDS encoding VOC family protein, with product MRLDHLSYAAGPDGLASTAARLGAAIGREFVDGGVHPRFGTRNMILPLTDGTYLEVVEALDHPASDKAPFGQAVKARSALGGGWLGWAVAVPDITIVEERLGRPAVPGSRHRPDGTELRWKQIGINGLIADPQLPFFLQWDLPADLHPSTGADGTVSLAGIEIAGDPQRVSEWLGETVEAPLEDVKVEWVAPHGTPGILAAQVLTPAGIVRI from the coding sequence ATGCGCCTGGATCATCTCTCCTACGCGGCCGGCCCCGACGGACTCGCGAGCACGGCAGCCCGCCTGGGTGCGGCGATCGGGCGTGAGTTCGTCGACGGCGGTGTCCACCCCCGCTTCGGCACGCGCAACATGATCCTGCCGCTCACCGACGGCACCTACCTCGAGGTGGTCGAGGCGCTCGACCACCCGGCCTCCGACAAGGCCCCCTTCGGCCAGGCCGTCAAGGCCCGCTCCGCGCTCGGTGGCGGCTGGCTCGGCTGGGCCGTCGCCGTCCCCGACATCACCATCGTCGAGGAGCGCCTCGGCCGCCCCGCCGTCCCCGGCTCGCGGCACCGCCCCGACGGCACCGAGCTGCGCTGGAAGCAGATCGGCATCAACGGCCTCATCGCCGATCCGCAGCTGCCGTTCTTCCTGCAGTGGGACCTCCCCGCCGACCTCCACCCCTCGACCGGCGCCGACGGCACCGTCTCGCTCGCGGGCATCGAGATCGCCGGCGACCCGCAGCGGGTCAGCGAGTGGCTCGGGGAGACCGTCGAGGCGCCGCTCGAGGACGTCAAGGTCGAGTGGGTCGCCCCGCACGGCACGCCCGGCATCCTCGCCGCCCAGGTGCTGACGCCCGCGGGAATCGTGAGGATCTGA
- a CDS encoding Ppx/GppA phosphatase family protein, with the protein MRLGVLDIGSNTGHLLVVDAHGGAAPLPAYSYKEPLRLAEHLDDQGDVSPTGIAALTAFTAQALVVAEEKGCEEMLSFATSAVRDAGNSEQVLSHVEAETGVRIAVLPGEDEARLTFLAVRRWFGWSAGRLAVFDIGGGSLEIAAGSDERPDVAWSLPLGAARLARAEFAAQPDEEQLRQIRRRIRADIARDAGHLLRAGTTHRASATSKTFRSLARICGAAPSADGPLVPRTLPLAELRQWIPKLVAMTPEELAALPGVSPSRTHQIVPGALVAEACMDIFDLSELEICPWALREGVILERIDKLSVNDPS; encoded by the coding sequence ATGCGTCTGGGTGTGCTCGACATCGGCTCGAACACCGGCCACCTCCTGGTGGTCGACGCCCACGGAGGTGCGGCGCCGCTGCCGGCGTACTCCTACAAGGAGCCGCTGCGGCTGGCCGAGCACCTCGACGACCAGGGCGACGTGTCGCCGACCGGGATCGCCGCGCTGACCGCGTTCACCGCGCAGGCGCTGGTGGTGGCCGAGGAGAAGGGCTGCGAGGAGATGCTCTCCTTCGCGACCTCCGCGGTCCGCGACGCCGGCAACTCCGAGCAGGTGCTGTCCCACGTCGAGGCCGAGACGGGGGTGCGGATCGCCGTGCTGCCGGGCGAGGACGAGGCGCGGCTGACCTTCCTCGCCGTACGACGCTGGTTCGGCTGGTCGGCCGGCCGGCTCGCGGTGTTCGACATCGGCGGCGGCTCGCTGGAGATCGCGGCCGGCTCCGACGAGCGCCCCGACGTCGCGTGGTCCCTGCCGTTGGGAGCCGCCCGGCTGGCACGCGCGGAGTTCGCGGCCCAGCCCGACGAGGAGCAGCTGCGCCAGATCCGGCGCCGGATCCGGGCCGACATCGCCCGCGACGCCGGCCACCTCCTGCGTGCCGGTACGACGCACCGCGCCTCCGCGACCTCGAAGACCTTCCGCTCCCTGGCCCGGATCTGCGGCGCCGCGCCGTCGGCCGACGGCCCGCTCGTGCCGCGGACCCTGCCGCTGGCGGAGCTGCGCCAGTGGATCCCCAAGCTGGTCGCGATGACGCCCGAGGAGCTGGCCGCGCTGCCCGGCGTCTCCCCGAGCCGCACCCACCAGATCGTGCCGGGGGCGCTGGTCGCCGAGGCCTGCATGGACATCTTCGACCTGTCGGAGCTGGAGATCTGCCCGTGGGCCCTGCGCGAGGGCGTGATCCTCGAGCGGATCGACAAGCTCAGCGTCAACGACCCGTCATGA
- a CDS encoding sugar phosphate isomerase/epimerase yields the protein MSERGRPRIGLSTSSVYPESTAHAFTYAAAVGYEAVEVMVGIDALSQQVDAVRQLSEHHDIPISAIHAPCLLFTQRVWGVEPWGKLERSAAMAKEVGAEVVVVHPPFRWQKEYARDFVNGIAALEESSGIAFAVENMYPWRASRRRLEMYLPGWDPSAEPYANTTIDLSHAAIAQSDPVAMAERLGPRLRHIHLTDGTDSAKDEHLVPGRGDMGADAFLRHLAATGFAGEVVLEINTRRCTTREEREADLRESLEFAIEHLTAVPADAGEGP from the coding sequence ATGAGCGAGCGGGGCCGTCCCCGGATCGGGCTCTCCACGAGCTCGGTCTACCCGGAGTCGACGGCTCACGCGTTCACCTACGCCGCCGCCGTCGGCTACGAGGCGGTCGAGGTGATGGTCGGCATCGACGCTCTGTCGCAGCAGGTCGACGCCGTACGCCAGCTCTCCGAGCACCACGACATCCCGATCAGCGCCATCCACGCGCCCTGCCTGCTGTTCACGCAGCGGGTCTGGGGCGTCGAGCCGTGGGGCAAGCTCGAGCGCTCGGCGGCGATGGCGAAGGAGGTGGGCGCCGAGGTCGTCGTCGTGCACCCGCCGTTTCGTTGGCAGAAGGAGTACGCCCGCGACTTCGTCAACGGGATCGCCGCCCTGGAGGAGTCCTCGGGCATCGCGTTCGCCGTCGAGAACATGTACCCGTGGCGGGCATCGCGCCGCCGCCTCGAGATGTACCTCCCCGGCTGGGATCCCTCCGCGGAGCCCTACGCCAACACCACGATCGACCTGTCCCACGCGGCGATCGCGCAGTCCGACCCGGTCGCGATGGCCGAGCGGCTCGGCCCGCGGCTGCGCCACATCCATCTCACCGACGGCACCGACTCGGCCAAGGACGAGCACCTCGTGCCCGGGCGCGGCGACATGGGCGCCGACGCCTTCCTGCGCCACCTCGCGGCCACCGGGTTCGCCGGAGAGGTGGTGCTCGAGATCAACACCCGGCGCTGCACGACCCGCGAGGAGCGCGAGGCCGACCTGCGCGAGTCTCTCGAGTTCGCGATCGAGCACCTGACCGCCGTACCCGCCGACGCCGGGGAAGGTCCGTGA
- a CDS encoding TetR family transcriptional regulator, with amino-acid sequence MTATTRGRRRGNPDTRAVILSAARARFAESGFTGTTIRGVAGDAGVDPALVHHYFGSKDDLFVAALELPVDPRAVLAEQVVGPVEGAGERLLRALIGVWDDAATRPALLAMVRRLIEPGGDALFRGGFVPVVLVPLGQALGIDAPERRMQLVASQVIGVIVLRYVVRADAIVAMDVDALVAAYAPVLDGFLAGPLP; translated from the coding sequence GTGACCGCGACGACGCGGGGCCGCCGGCGCGGCAACCCGGACACCCGCGCCGTCATCCTCTCGGCGGCTCGCGCCCGGTTCGCGGAGTCCGGGTTCACCGGTACGACGATCCGCGGGGTCGCGGGCGACGCGGGCGTGGACCCGGCGCTGGTGCACCACTACTTCGGCTCGAAGGACGACCTGTTCGTGGCCGCGCTCGAGCTGCCCGTCGACCCGCGCGCGGTGCTCGCCGAGCAGGTGGTCGGCCCGGTCGAGGGCGCCGGCGAGCGGCTGCTGCGCGCGCTGATCGGCGTGTGGGACGACGCCGCGACCCGGCCGGCCCTGCTGGCGATGGTGCGGCGGCTGATCGAGCCCGGCGGCGACGCCCTGTTCCGCGGCGGGTTCGTGCCGGTGGTGCTGGTGCCGCTCGGCCAGGCGCTCGGGATCGACGCGCCCGAGCGACGGATGCAGCTGGTGGCGAGCCAGGTCATCGGGGTGATCGTGCTGCGGTACGTCGTGCGTGCCGACGCGATCGTCGCGATGGACGTCGACGCCCTGGTGGCGGCGTACGCCCCGGTGCTGGACGGCTTCCTCGCCGGACCCCTCCCCTGA
- a CDS encoding ABC transporter ATP-binding protein: protein MMNSVVEIAGLHVVRGGTTVIDGLDLSVGAGVTGLLGPSGCGKSTLLRSIVGVQRVAAGDVTVLGEAAGSAPLRDRIGYQTQSSSVYDDLTVIENLRFFARVLGLPTAAAEDALASVDLSSHRDAVVGRLSGGQRSRVGLAVALLGSPALLVLDEPTVGLDPVLRRDLWALFHRIAEAGTAVLVSSHVMDEAERCDTLLLMREGRIIAHGTPTEIKESQGADDIESAFLALVEHGDAA, encoded by the coding sequence ATGATGAATTCCGTCGTCGAGATCGCCGGCCTCCATGTGGTGCGCGGCGGGACGACGGTGATCGACGGTCTCGACCTGTCCGTCGGCGCCGGCGTCACCGGCCTGCTCGGCCCGTCCGGCTGCGGGAAGTCCACGCTGCTGCGCTCGATCGTCGGCGTCCAGCGGGTGGCCGCGGGTGACGTCACCGTGCTCGGCGAGGCGGCGGGCAGCGCACCGCTGCGCGACCGGATCGGCTACCAGACCCAGTCCTCCAGCGTGTACGACGACCTGACCGTCATCGAGAACCTCCGCTTCTTCGCCCGCGTGCTGGGCCTGCCGACCGCCGCGGCCGAGGATGCCCTGGCGTCGGTCGACCTGAGCAGCCACCGCGACGCCGTCGTCGGCCGGCTCAGCGGCGGCCAGCGCTCGCGCGTCGGGCTGGCCGTGGCGCTGCTCGGCAGCCCCGCGCTGCTCGTGCTCGACGAGCCGACCGTCGGCCTCGACCCCGTGCTGCGGCGCGACCTGTGGGCGCTCTTCCACCGCATCGCCGAGGCCGGTACGGCGGTCCTGGTGTCCAGCCACGTGATGGACGAGGCGGAGCGCTGCGACACGCTGCTGCTGATGCGCGAGGGCCGGATCATCGCCCACGGCACGCCCACCGAGATCAAGGAGTCGCAGGGCGCGGACGACATCGAGTCGGCGTTCCTCGCCCTCGTCGAGCACGGGGATGCGGCATGA